A region from the Acipenser ruthenus chromosome 13, fAciRut3.2 maternal haplotype, whole genome shotgun sequence genome encodes:
- the LOC117418436 gene encoding cytosolic purine 5'-nucleotidase-like isoform X2, translating into MYKSPEYESLGFDLTVERLVSIGYPQELLNFVYDSTFPTRGLVFDTMYGNLLKVDAYGNILVCAHGFVFIRGPEIREQYSNKFIQRDDTERFYILNTLFNLPETYLFACLVDFFTNCPRYTSCDTGFKDGDLFMSYKSMFQDVRDAVDWVHYKGSLKEKTVENLEKYVVKDHKLPLLLSRMNEVAKVFLATNSDYQYTEKIMTYLFDFDHGPKPGTPHRPWQSYFDLILVDARKPMFFGEGTVLRQVDTTTGRLKIGTYTGPLQHGIVYSGGSSDTVCDLLGAKGKDIVYIGDHIFGDILKSKKRQGWRTFLVIPELAQELHVWTDKSSLFEELQSLDIFLAELYKHLDSSSNERPDISSIQRRIKKVTHDMDMCYGMMGSLFRSGSRQTLFANQVMRYADLYAASFINLLYYPFSYLFRAAHVLMPHESTVEHAHVDINDGESPMATRNRNSMDFKGYDYKRSQLTRSVSEIKPPNLFPQTPQEITHCHDEDDDEEEEEEEEEEE; encoded by the exons A TGTACAAGTCCCCAGAATATGAGTCCCTGGGGTTTGACCTGACTGTGGAAAGGCTTGTATCAATCGGATACCCCCAGGAGCTGCTCAACTTTGTCTATGACTCTACATTCCCAACCAG GGGCCTGGTGTTTGATACAATGTATGGGAACTTGTTGAAGGTGGATGCCTATGGGAACATCCTTGTCTGTGCCCATGGATTTGTTTTCATTCGGGG GCCTGAGATCCGGGAGCAGTACTCAAACAAGTTTATCCAGAGGGACGATACTGAGCGCTTTTACATCCTCAACACACTCTTCAACCTGCCTG AGACCTATCTGTTTGCCTGTCTGGTAGATTTCTTCACTAACTGCCCCCGATACACTAG CTGTGACACAGGGTTTAAAGACGGTGACCTTTTCATGTCCTACAAGAGCATGTTTCAGGATGTGCGTGATGCAGTAGACTGGGTCCACTACAAG GGGTCTTTAAAAGAGAAAACGGTGGAAAATCTGGAAAAGTATGTGGTCAAAGAT CATAAACTGCCTCTTCTGCTCAGTCGAATGAATGAAGTTGCAAAGGTGTTCCTGGCCACAAACAGCGACTACCAGTACACCGAG AAAATTATGACCTACCTGTTTGATTTTGACCATGGTCCAAAG CCTGGCACCCCCCACCGCCCGTGGCAGTCCTACTTTGACCTCATCCTGGTGGATGCACGGAAGCCTATGTTCTTCGGAGAGGGGACGGTCCTGAGACAGGTGGACACT ACCACGGGGCGGTTAAAGATCGGGACCTACACAGGACCTTTGCAGCATGGCATTGTATATTCTGGAG GTTCATCAGACACTGTGTGCGACCTTTTGGGGGCAAAGGGCAAGGACATCGTCTACATTGGAGACCACATCTTCGGAGACATCCTAAAATCCAAAAAGCGTCAGGGCTGGAGGACCTTCCTAGTCATCCCTGAGCTGGCCCAGGAGCTCCATGTGTGGACCGACAAGAGCT CTCTGTTTGAAGAGTTACAGAGCCTGGATATCTTCCTGGCAGAACTCTACAA aCATCTGGACAGTAGCAGTAATGAACGGCCAGACATCAGTTCCATTCAGAGACGTATCAAG AAAGTGACCCATGACATGGACATGTGCTACGGGATGATGGGCAGTTTGTTCCGCAGCGGGTCCCGCCAGACTCTGTTTGCCAACCAGGTGATGCGCTACGCAGATCTGTATGCTGCTTCCTTCATCAACCTCCTCTACTACCCCTTCAGCTACCTGTTCAGAGCTGCCCACGTCCTG ATGCCACACGAGTCGACCGTGGAGCACGCTCACGTGGACATCAATGACGGCGAATCACCTATGGCCACGCGGAACCGCAACTCCATGGACTTCAAGGGTTACGACTACAAGCGTAGCCAGCTGACCCGCTCAGTCAGCGAAATCAAACCACCCAACCTGTTCCCCCAGACCCCCCAGGAGATCACACACTGCCACGAcgaggatgatgatgaggaggaggaggaggaggaggaggaggaggagtaa